Proteins from one Chitinophaga oryzae genomic window:
- a CDS encoding FAD-dependent oxidoreductase, giving the protein MNGGDTRSKPLSRKDFLRYMALVAGGTVTLGQYLACTNKTDKYAHITGKINGASAAVGHRLREGGFPEPAVVGHTNTVIAGSGVAGLTAARKLRQHNIPFKVLELEPGVGGNAGWGESTYSAYPLGAHYLPLPNLENKPLLALLEEAGILTGYDAAGVPVYNETDLCFDPEERLFIHHRWQEGLIPQLGISSDTAAEIQRFLAEMERLRGVKGADQRFAFDIPVACSSTDPQFTALDRLTMKAWMQQQGYVSEELHWYIDYCCRDDYGAASDVVSAWAGIHYFAGRKGRAANAEPSQVLTWPQGNGRLIQHLLQFSKDALLPNSLVYRVTPAGDKVYVDYYDVKEHRAKRIIADHCILAIPQFVAHRLLPDMAPASGFVYSPWLVANVTLDEVPSSSGYPLSWDNVVYKGRSLGYVNAQQQTLSTAAPKKQVITWYLPLDHLEPVASRQYALALDHAHWVKLITDELEVAHKGIHRLIRQIDIQVWGHGMIRPYPGFISGAVLKAARQYPYPNVFTAHADLSGISIFEEAFYHGNRAAEAVLARC; this is encoded by the coding sequence ATGAATGGGGGAGATACCAGGAGTAAACCACTGAGCAGGAAAGACTTCCTGCGGTACATGGCGCTGGTGGCCGGAGGAACGGTGACCCTCGGGCAGTACCTGGCCTGTACCAATAAGACTGATAAATACGCTCATATCACAGGCAAGATAAACGGTGCGTCTGCCGCCGTGGGCCATCGTTTGCGTGAGGGCGGTTTTCCTGAACCTGCCGTTGTTGGTCATACGAATACGGTGATTGCCGGCAGCGGCGTAGCCGGGCTCACCGCCGCACGGAAGCTGCGGCAGCACAATATCCCATTCAAAGTGCTGGAGCTGGAACCCGGGGTGGGCGGAAACGCCGGCTGGGGAGAGAGTACCTATTCCGCTTATCCGCTGGGGGCGCATTACCTGCCGTTGCCTAACCTGGAAAACAAGCCACTGCTGGCGTTACTGGAGGAAGCAGGTATCCTTACCGGTTACGATGCTGCCGGGGTACCGGTGTATAATGAAACGGACCTCTGTTTTGATCCGGAGGAGCGGCTGTTTATTCATCACCGGTGGCAGGAAGGACTGATACCTCAACTGGGTATTTCCAGCGACACGGCCGCTGAAATACAGCGTTTTCTGGCGGAGATGGAGCGTTTGCGCGGTGTGAAGGGCGCCGATCAGCGGTTTGCCTTTGATATTCCCGTCGCCTGCAGCTCCACGGACCCGCAATTCACCGCGCTCGACCGGCTCACCATGAAAGCCTGGATGCAGCAGCAGGGTTATGTTTCCGAAGAGCTGCACTGGTATATCGACTATTGCTGCCGCGATGACTATGGCGCTGCGTCGGACGTTGTCAGCGCCTGGGCCGGCATTCACTATTTTGCCGGCCGTAAAGGCAGGGCGGCAAATGCGGAGCCATCGCAGGTGCTGACATGGCCGCAGGGCAATGGGCGGCTGATTCAACATCTGCTGCAATTCAGCAAAGACGCGTTGTTACCCAACAGCCTGGTGTACCGTGTAACGCCTGCGGGCGACAAGGTATACGTGGATTATTATGACGTGAAGGAACACCGGGCTAAACGCATAATAGCAGACCATTGCATCCTGGCCATTCCGCAGTTTGTGGCGCATCGTTTGTTGCCGGACATGGCGCCTGCCTCCGGTTTCGTATATTCTCCGTGGTTAGTGGCCAACGTGACGCTGGACGAAGTGCCCTCGTCCAGCGGCTATCCGCTGAGCTGGGATAATGTGGTGTATAAAGGGCGGTCGCTGGGGTATGTCAATGCGCAACAACAGACGTTGTCTACAGCGGCTCCCAAAAAGCAGGTCATCACCTGGTACCTGCCGCTCGATCACCTGGAGCCGGTCGCTTCCCGGCAATACGCACTGGCGCTGGACCATGCTCATTGGGTGAAACTGATCACAGATGAACTGGAAGTGGCGCACAAGGGCATCCACCGGTTGATCCGGCAGATAGACATACAGGTGTGGGGCCACGGCATGATAAGGCCTTACCCGGGCTTTATCAGCGGCGCTGTATTAAAAGCGGCGCGTCAATATCCCTATCCGAATGTATTTACCGCACATGCTGACCTCAGCGGTATTTCTATTTTCGAAGAAGCTTTTTATCATGGCAACAGGGCTGCGGAAGCTGTGCTGGCGCGTTGCTGA
- a CDS encoding TolC family protein, producing MPGKKSYIGIICLSLTYAACKVPELTGKTASKEVPASYNNTQDSTNTAQIRWKEYFTDPHLAALIDTALKNNQELNITLQEIEIARNEVRAKKGEYLPSVGLRAGAGLDKVGRYTNIGALEETTEIKPGKEMPDPLPDYLLGVYANWEVDIWHKLHNAKKAAVARYLSTVEGRNFVITNLVAEVANSYYELLALDNQLEIVKKNMEIQQNALDIVKLEKEATRVTELAVRKFEAEVLKTQSLQYDIQQKITETENRINFLLARYPQPVPRDGQHFDELVPASIHAGLPSQLLANRPDIKQAELALAAAQLDIKVAKAQFYPSLGISAAFGYNAFSPGYLLRTPESMLYSVAGELVAPLVNRNAIKATYYSANAKQLQAVYNYERTILNAYVEVANQLAKINNLEKSYDLKSRQVAALTQSITISNDLFKSARADYMEVLMTQRDALESKFELIETKKQQLNAMVNIYQALGGGWN from the coding sequence ATGCCAGGAAAAAAATCATATATAGGTATTATCTGCCTTTCCCTCACCTATGCGGCCTGTAAAGTGCCGGAGCTGACGGGAAAGACAGCCAGCAAAGAAGTGCCTGCCAGTTACAACAACACGCAGGACAGCACCAACACCGCACAGATAAGGTGGAAGGAATATTTTACCGACCCTCACCTGGCAGCGCTGATAGACACTGCGCTGAAGAATAACCAGGAACTGAATATCACCCTACAGGAGATAGAGATCGCCCGCAATGAAGTAAGGGCGAAAAAAGGCGAATACCTGCCTTCTGTAGGACTAAGGGCCGGCGCAGGGCTGGACAAGGTAGGCCGTTATACCAATATCGGCGCACTGGAAGAAACGACAGAAATCAAGCCGGGAAAAGAAATGCCCGACCCGCTGCCCGACTACCTGTTAGGGGTATACGCCAATTGGGAAGTAGACATCTGGCACAAACTGCACAACGCCAAAAAAGCAGCCGTGGCCCGCTACCTCTCTACCGTCGAAGGCCGCAACTTCGTCATCACCAACCTGGTGGCCGAAGTCGCCAACTCCTACTACGAGCTGCTGGCGCTGGACAACCAGCTGGAGATCGTGAAAAAGAACATGGAGATACAGCAGAACGCCCTCGATATCGTGAAGCTGGAGAAAGAAGCCACCCGTGTAACGGAACTGGCCGTACGTAAATTTGAAGCGGAAGTGCTGAAAACACAAAGCCTGCAATACGATATTCAGCAGAAAATCACCGAAACGGAGAACAGGATCAACTTCCTGCTGGCAAGGTATCCGCAGCCCGTCCCAAGAGACGGTCAACATTTCGATGAGCTGGTGCCCGCCTCTATCCATGCCGGCCTGCCCTCTCAACTGCTGGCCAACCGCCCGGACATCAAACAGGCGGAACTGGCCCTGGCAGCAGCGCAGCTGGATATCAAAGTCGCCAAAGCGCAGTTCTACCCATCGCTGGGCATCTCCGCCGCTTTTGGCTACAACGCTTTCAGCCCGGGATACCTGCTGAGAACACCGGAATCCATGCTGTACTCCGTGGCAGGGGAACTGGTAGCGCCGCTGGTCAACAGGAACGCGATAAAAGCCACCTACTATAGCGCCAACGCCAAACAGTTACAGGCGGTCTACAACTACGAACGCACCATCTTAAACGCGTATGTAGAGGTAGCCAACCAGCTGGCCAAAATCAACAACCTGGAGAAAAGCTACGACCTGAAATCCAGGCAGGTAGCAGCACTCACGCAGTCCATTACTATCTCCAACGACCTGTTTAAATCTGCAAGGGCCGACTATATGGAGGTGCTGATGACACAACGCGATGCACTGGAGTCAAAATTTGAACTCATCGAAACCAAAAAACAGCAGCTGAATGCGATGGTAAATATTTATCAGGCGCTCGGCGGCGGCTGGAACTGA
- a CDS encoding DUF350 domain-containing protein yields MEVLQFKYILASIVYSLLGVIILVVAFWLVDRITPENAWKEIVHNKNVALAIVVGAFIIAMGLIISSAIHG; encoded by the coding sequence ATGGAAGTATTGCAGTTTAAGTACATCCTCGCCTCTATTGTGTATTCGTTGCTGGGCGTGATTATCCTGGTCGTGGCTTTCTGGCTGGTGGACCGGATCACCCCGGAGAATGCCTGGAAAGAAATTGTGCATAACAAAAATGTAGCGCTGGCGATCGTGGTAGGGGCCTTTATCATTGCGATGGGGCTTATTATCAGTTCAGCGATTCACGGTTAA
- a CDS encoding polyamine aminopropyltransferase — protein MEVLLLFSVFVIATCGLIYELVAGTLASYLLGDSVTQFSTIIGVYLFAMGIGAWLSRFFKKELLSWFIQLEILVGFVGGISSAALFLLFEHALSFRLVLYLLVGLTGTLVGLELPLLMNILKNRYEFRDLVSRVFTFDYIGALLASIVFPLLLVPHLGLIRTSCFFGILNVLVALIVLVKFRQEIKWAAYLKIKAVAVIVCLAGIFFQADAIMSFAEGMAFRDPVIFAHTSPYQRIVLTSGKSDLRLYLNGNLQFSSSDEYRYHEALVHPVMMYSGRRQRALVLGGGDGMAARELLKYPDVEHITLVDLDPAMTRLFKGNTLLTKLNAHSLQSPKLSIVNADAFQWIKENKDPYDVVIIDFPDPGNYAVGKLYTTAFYRHLRRSLNNNSVVVVQSTSPYVAPRAFWCVDTTLRACGYQTIPYHTYVPSFGEWGYVMASPGALHQQQDSVPEGLRYFAAGVFPQMRLFTADMDKREVRPNQLNNQVLVQYFEDEWGRYQE, from the coding sequence GTGGAGGTATTATTACTTTTTTCGGTATTTGTCATCGCTACCTGCGGGCTTATCTACGAGCTGGTGGCCGGCACGCTGGCGAGTTACCTGCTGGGTGATTCCGTGACGCAGTTTTCCACCATTATCGGTGTATACCTGTTTGCGATGGGGATAGGCGCTTGGTTATCGCGCTTTTTTAAGAAGGAATTATTAAGCTGGTTTATTCAGCTGGAGATACTGGTAGGCTTTGTGGGCGGCATCAGTTCCGCGGCGCTGTTCCTGTTGTTTGAACATGCGTTGTCTTTCCGGCTGGTGCTGTACCTGCTGGTAGGGCTTACCGGTACGCTGGTAGGGCTGGAGCTGCCGTTGCTGATGAATATCCTGAAGAACCGGTACGAGTTCCGCGACCTGGTGTCGAGGGTGTTTACCTTCGATTATATCGGGGCGCTGCTGGCGTCGATCGTATTTCCCTTGCTCCTGGTGCCTCACCTGGGCCTCATCCGCACATCCTGCTTCTTTGGTATCCTCAATGTACTGGTGGCGCTGATCGTGCTGGTAAAATTCCGGCAGGAAATCAAATGGGCGGCATATTTAAAGATAAAGGCGGTAGCGGTGATCGTTTGCCTGGCAGGTATTTTCTTTCAGGCAGACGCTATTATGAGTTTCGCGGAGGGGATGGCTTTCCGCGACCCTGTTATCTTTGCGCATACTTCTCCCTATCAGCGGATTGTACTGACCAGCGGTAAATCGGACCTGCGGTTGTATCTGAATGGCAACCTGCAGTTCAGTTCATCAGACGAGTACCGTTACCACGAAGCGCTGGTACACCCGGTGATGATGTACAGCGGGCGCCGTCAGCGGGCGCTGGTCCTCGGCGGTGGCGATGGCATGGCCGCCCGGGAGTTGCTGAAGTACCCCGATGTGGAGCATATTACGCTGGTAGACCTGGACCCGGCCATGACGCGGCTTTTCAAAGGCAATACCTTGCTGACAAAACTCAACGCGCACTCCCTGCAGTCGCCCAAACTGTCAATCGTCAACGCAGACGCTTTCCAGTGGATCAAAGAGAACAAAGACCCTTACGATGTGGTGATCATCGATTTCCCCGATCCGGGCAACTATGCCGTAGGGAAGTTATACACCACTGCTTTCTACCGCCACCTGCGGCGTTCTCTCAATAATAACAGCGTAGTGGTAGTACAGTCAACGTCTCCTTATGTGGCTCCCCGCGCTTTCTGGTGTGTAGACACCACCCTGCGGGCCTGCGGCTATCAGACGATCCCTTATCACACCTATGTGCCTTCCTTCGGGGAGTGGGGATATGTGATGGCTTCTCCCGGCGCACTGCATCAGCAACAGGATAGCGTACCGGAAGGGTTGCGTTATTTTGCAGCGGGCGTATTCCCGCAGATGCGGTTGTTTACAGCAGATATGGATAAAAGGGAGGTACGTCCCAATCAATTGAATAACCAGGTATTGGTACAATATTTTGAAGATGAATGGGGGAGATACCAGGAGTAA
- a CDS encoding DUF4178 domain-containing protein: MSDHFPSSFNCPACQRHHHLFDAEKTQMYVCGKCHTVIEAGPRGLFAAYKLHRPKGKPKLQTWQRGTLNGHAYTVIAVAERYEVNTPYSWFEYTLLRDNDHQLAYLSSYDGHWNFLEPLPDHQLPQPASKGGATGLTVNDRFFERFSAYKANYRYAEGEFHWLDNLQKSKHCEEFIRPPQLLAEEREADYQQQKDYYLGTYIQREEISQSFLKGGYLPAPVGVAPAQPARFNVDAQRFLKGTLVFCILALIIQTVYSFNSKKVPVFSDRIYLDTANVSKPVVSPSFKLEGKTSNLEVQLETDVDNSWCEVEVNLVNEQTGKETAFVVGAEFYSGVSEGESWSEGSRMQKEFVCSVPEGSYHFVTTFSKGDDRRPVNIGLTAWWDVPSWWNAVLLSVLMTIVAVIIWAIRRSFEARRWAGSNL, encoded by the coding sequence ATGAGCGACCACTTTCCTTCTTCCTTTAATTGTCCTGCCTGCCAGCGGCACCATCACCTGTTTGACGCGGAAAAGACACAAATGTACGTGTGCGGCAAGTGCCATACCGTGATTGAAGCCGGTCCGCGGGGCCTTTTTGCGGCGTATAAGTTACACCGGCCCAAGGGGAAGCCTAAGTTGCAGACATGGCAGCGTGGCACGCTAAACGGTCATGCCTATACGGTGATCGCCGTAGCGGAGCGGTATGAAGTGAATACACCCTATAGCTGGTTTGAATATACCCTGCTGCGGGACAATGACCACCAGCTCGCTTACTTGTCCAGCTACGACGGCCACTGGAATTTCCTGGAGCCTTTACCGGACCATCAGCTGCCGCAGCCGGCCAGTAAAGGCGGGGCGACCGGTCTTACGGTGAATGATCGCTTCTTTGAGCGTTTCAGCGCTTATAAGGCCAACTACCGCTATGCCGAGGGGGAGTTCCACTGGCTGGACAACCTGCAGAAGTCGAAGCACTGTGAAGAGTTTATCCGTCCGCCGCAACTGCTGGCGGAAGAGAGGGAGGCCGACTATCAGCAGCAAAAGGATTATTACCTCGGCACCTATATACAACGGGAAGAAATCAGCCAATCATTCCTTAAAGGAGGATACCTGCCTGCGCCTGTAGGCGTGGCGCCGGCCCAGCCTGCACGCTTTAACGTGGATGCGCAGCGTTTCCTGAAAGGTACGCTGGTATTCTGTATCCTCGCCCTTATCATTCAGACGGTCTATTCCTTTAACAGCAAAAAGGTACCGGTATTCAGCGACCGTATCTATCTGGATACCGCCAATGTCAGTAAACCGGTGGTGTCTCCTTCTTTTAAGCTGGAAGGGAAAACGTCCAACCTGGAGGTGCAGCTGGAAACGGATGTGGATAACAGCTGGTGCGAAGTGGAAGTGAACCTGGTCAACGAACAAACCGGAAAAGAAACGGCCTTTGTGGTGGGCGCTGAATTTTACAGCGGCGTATCCGAGGGAGAGTCCTGGAGCGAGGGTTCCCGTATGCAGAAAGAGTTTGTATGCAGCGTTCCGGAGGGCAGCTACCATTTTGTGACCACCTTCAGCAAGGGCGACGACCGGCGGCCGGTGAACATCGGGCTGACGGCCTGGTGGGATGTGCCTTCCTGGTGGAATGCCGTACTGCTGTCTGTGCTGATGACGATCGTCGCCGTTATTATATGGGCCATCCGCCGGTCATTCGAAGCCCGCCGATGGGCGGGAAGTAATCTTTAA
- a CDS encoding efflux RND transporter permease subunit, with amino-acid sequence MFNIFMKRPVFAIVISLVIIFMGVLAINTLPTSQFPSIAPPRVIVSVAYPGASADVLVKSVLIPLEKSVNGVPGMKYMTSDATSAGEANIQVVFDLGTDPNQAVVNVKNRIEQVTNRLPELVQREGIVVNILQPNMLMYVNVYSKDPKADENFLYNYSNVNILRELSRVKGIGSAQILGSRQYAMRIWLKPDRMRAYNVSTDEVMEALGSQSIIGSPGRLGRSDGKRSEALEYVLTYQGRYNQPEQYKDVIIRANANGEILRLKDIADVELGSEFYDIYSNLNNHPSSAIVLKQTYGSNASDVIREVKAKLQEMKADFPPGMDYEISYDVSTFLDASIEKVIHTLGEAFVLVAVVVFLFLGDWRSTLIPTLAVPVSLVGAFFFMQVFGLTINLITLFALVLAIGIVVDNAIVVIEAVHAKMEEEHLSPYAATKKVLHEISGAIVAITFVMAAVFIPVSFMPGPVGIFYRQFAITMATSIVLSGVVALTLTPVLCAILLKNNHGQPKKKTPIQFFLDAFNNGFEKLTGRYTRLMEKIVSRRVITFGVLLAFGAGIFGVSQVLPSGFIPSEDQGMIYAIIQTPPGSTLERTNDLAKKVQEIAEHVEGIQSVSALAGYEVLTEGRGSNAGTCLINLKGWSERKHSVNQIIAELEEKCKEIPGATIEFFGPPAVPGYGAAGGFSLRLLDKTNSDDYKEMEKVNDEFMAALKQRKELTGLFTFYSANYPQYELQIDNQAAMQKGVSIGKAMDNLSILIGSTYELGFIRFGNFLKVYVQAAPEYRRLPDDLMNLYVKNNRDEMVPYSAFMSIKKTHGLNEITRYNMYNSSAIRGEPAAGYSSGEAIKIIQEVAAKTLPHGYGIDWEGLSKDEAGRGNEALYIFLIVLFFVYLILAAQYESFVLPLAVVLSLPAGVFGSFFLIKLMGLSNDIYAQVGLIMLVGLLGKNAVLIVEFAAQKHRSGVPVFDAAIEGAKTRFRPILMTSLAFIAGLIPLIFATGPGAIGNRTIGASSLGGMLIGTIFGVILIPGLYYIFGTIAAKRKLIKDEDEKPLTERKIIIMEEDSLNPRN; translated from the coding sequence ATGTTTAATATATTCATGAAACGGCCCGTCTTTGCGATAGTGATATCCCTTGTCATTATCTTCATGGGCGTACTGGCCATCAATACCCTCCCTACCTCACAGTTCCCCTCCATTGCGCCGCCAAGGGTGATCGTGAGCGTAGCCTACCCGGGGGCCAGCGCAGACGTGCTGGTAAAATCCGTGCTCATCCCGCTGGAGAAGTCGGTCAACGGCGTTCCGGGCATGAAGTACATGACCTCCGACGCCACCAGCGCCGGTGAGGCCAACATACAAGTGGTCTTTGACCTCGGTACCGATCCCAATCAGGCCGTGGTGAACGTAAAGAACCGTATCGAACAGGTGACCAACCGTCTCCCCGAGCTGGTACAACGCGAAGGTATCGTAGTAAACATCCTCCAGCCCAACATGCTGATGTATGTGAACGTATACAGTAAAGATCCCAAAGCGGACGAAAATTTCCTGTATAACTACTCCAACGTAAACATCCTCCGTGAACTGAGCAGGGTGAAAGGCATCGGCAGCGCCCAGATCCTCGGTAGCCGCCAGTACGCTATGCGTATCTGGCTGAAGCCCGACAGGATGCGGGCCTACAACGTATCCACCGACGAAGTGATGGAAGCCCTCGGCAGCCAGAGCATCATCGGCTCCCCCGGCCGCCTCGGCCGCAGCGACGGTAAACGTTCGGAAGCCCTCGAATACGTGCTCACCTACCAGGGACGATATAATCAGCCCGAACAATATAAAGATGTCATCATCCGCGCCAACGCCAACGGCGAGATCCTCCGCCTGAAAGACATAGCAGACGTGGAACTGGGCAGCGAATTCTATGACATCTATTCCAATCTGAACAACCACCCGTCTTCGGCCATTGTACTGAAACAAACCTACGGCAGCAACGCCAGCGACGTTATCAGGGAAGTAAAAGCCAAACTGCAGGAAATGAAAGCCGATTTCCCGCCGGGCATGGACTACGAAATCAGCTACGACGTGTCCACCTTCCTCGACGCGTCCATCGAAAAAGTGATCCACACCCTCGGCGAAGCCTTTGTGCTGGTGGCAGTAGTGGTATTCCTCTTCCTCGGCGACTGGCGCTCTACGCTCATCCCCACCCTCGCGGTACCCGTATCGCTGGTGGGCGCCTTCTTCTTCATGCAGGTCTTCGGCCTCACCATCAACCTCATCACCCTGTTCGCCCTGGTACTGGCCATCGGTATCGTGGTGGACAACGCCATCGTGGTGATAGAAGCGGTGCACGCCAAAATGGAAGAAGAACACCTCTCCCCTTATGCAGCCACCAAAAAAGTACTGCATGAGATCAGCGGCGCCATCGTGGCCATCACCTTTGTAATGGCGGCGGTGTTTATCCCGGTGTCGTTCATGCCAGGCCCCGTAGGCATCTTCTACCGGCAGTTCGCCATCACCATGGCTACTTCCATCGTGCTATCCGGCGTGGTAGCCCTCACGCTCACCCCCGTGCTCTGCGCCATCCTGCTGAAAAACAACCACGGCCAGCCGAAGAAAAAAACGCCCATACAGTTTTTCCTCGACGCGTTCAACAACGGCTTCGAAAAACTTACCGGCCGCTACACCCGCCTGATGGAAAAAATCGTCAGCCGCAGGGTGATCACCTTCGGCGTCCTGCTGGCATTCGGCGCCGGCATCTTCGGCGTAAGCCAGGTGCTGCCATCCGGCTTTATCCCCAGCGAAGACCAGGGCATGATCTACGCTATCATCCAGACGCCCCCCGGCTCCACACTGGAACGCACCAACGATCTCGCCAAAAAAGTACAGGAAATCGCCGAACACGTGGAAGGCATACAGTCCGTTTCCGCGCTGGCAGGCTACGAAGTGCTCACAGAAGGCCGCGGCTCTAATGCCGGCACCTGCCTGATCAACCTCAAAGGCTGGTCTGAAAGGAAACATTCTGTCAACCAGATCATCGCTGAACTGGAAGAAAAATGTAAAGAGATACCCGGCGCCACCATCGAGTTCTTCGGTCCCCCCGCCGTACCTGGCTATGGCGCTGCCGGTGGCTTCTCCCTCCGCCTGCTGGATAAAACCAACAGCGATGATTACAAGGAGATGGAAAAAGTGAACGATGAATTTATGGCCGCGCTGAAACAACGCAAAGAGCTGACCGGCCTGTTCACCTTCTACAGCGCCAACTATCCGCAATATGAACTGCAGATAGACAACCAGGCAGCCATGCAGAAAGGCGTCTCTATCGGCAAAGCCATGGACAACCTCTCCATCCTCATCGGCAGTACCTACGAACTGGGCTTCATCCGCTTCGGCAACTTCCTGAAAGTATATGTGCAGGCCGCACCGGAATACCGCAGGCTGCCGGACGACCTGATGAACCTCTACGTAAAAAACAACCGGGATGAAATGGTGCCCTACTCCGCTTTCATGAGCATCAAAAAAACACACGGCCTCAATGAAATCACCCGGTACAATATGTACAACTCCTCCGCTATCCGCGGAGAGCCCGCAGCAGGCTACAGCAGCGGCGAAGCCATCAAAATCATCCAGGAAGTGGCCGCCAAAACACTACCGCATGGCTACGGCATCGACTGGGAAGGCCTCTCCAAAGATGAAGCAGGCCGCGGCAACGAAGCCCTGTACATCTTCCTGATCGTACTGTTCTTCGTATACCTGATCCTCGCCGCTCAGTATGAAAGCTTCGTACTGCCGCTGGCGGTAGTGCTCTCCCTGCCCGCCGGCGTATTCGGTTCCTTCTTCCTGATCAAACTGATGGGACTGTCCAACGATATCTACGCACAGGTAGGCCTGATCATGCTCGTAGGCCTGCTCGGTAAAAACGCCGTGCTGATCGTGGAATTCGCGGCACAGAAACACCGTTCCGGCGTACCCGTATTTGACGCAGCCATCGAAGGCGCCAAAACCCGTTTCCGCCCGATCCTGATGACCTCCCTCGCGTTTATCGCAGGGCTGATACCGCTGATCTTCGCCACCGGTCCGGGCGCTATCGGCAACCGCACCATCGGTGCCTCCTCGCTCGGCGGTATGCTGATAGGCACCATCTTCGGCGTTATCCTCATCCCGGGACTATATTACATATTCGGCACCATCGCCGCCAAACGCAAGCTGATCAAAGATGAAGATGAGAAACCGCTGACAGAACGCAAGATCATCATCATGGAAGAAGACAGCTTAAACCCAAGAAACTGA